The proteins below are encoded in one region of Paenacidovorax monticola:
- a CDS encoding proteasome-type protease produces MTYCVAIKLNAGLVFLSDSRTNAGLDQISSFRKMMVYEQAGDRFMVLLSAGNLSISQSVREILQTTQVKDREDGEAITIWNARSMFDAARVLGAAVRHVHERDGAALKRSGVDFNVSLVFGGQIRGEGMRLFQVYSAGNFIEATSETPYFQVGESKYGKPVLDRVLTPDTPLSEAAKCALVSMDSTLKSNLSVGLPLDLVVYEVDRFATDQIVCIDENNPYFRMLHDSWGQKLRQVFDSIEDPAWDGGSTEVPIKVSPARSKPLKKITTPQDKLI; encoded by the coding sequence ATGACGTACTGCGTCGCCATCAAACTCAATGCCGGCCTGGTGTTCCTGTCCGACTCCCGCACCAACGCCGGCCTGGACCAGATCAGTTCCTTCCGCAAGATGATGGTCTACGAACAGGCGGGTGACCGCTTCATGGTGCTGCTGTCGGCGGGCAACCTGTCGATCTCCCAGTCGGTGCGCGAGATCCTGCAGACCACCCAGGTCAAGGACCGCGAGGACGGCGAGGCCATCACCATCTGGAATGCACGCAGCATGTTCGACGCCGCGCGCGTGCTGGGCGCGGCCGTGCGCCACGTGCACGAGCGCGACGGCGCGGCGCTCAAGCGCTCGGGCGTGGACTTCAACGTGTCGCTCGTGTTCGGCGGCCAGATCCGCGGCGAGGGCATGCGCCTGTTCCAGGTCTATTCGGCCGGCAACTTCATCGAGGCCACCTCCGAGACGCCCTACTTCCAGGTGGGCGAATCCAAGTACGGGAAACCCGTGCTGGACCGCGTGCTCACGCCCGATACGCCGCTGTCCGAGGCGGCCAAGTGCGCGCTCGTGTCGATGGACAGCACGCTCAAGTCCAATCTCTCGGTGGGGCTGCCACTGGACCTGGTGGTGTACGAGGTGGACCGCTTTGCCACCGACCAGATCGTGTGCATCGACGAGAACAACCCCTACTTCCGCATGCTGCACGACAGCTGGGGCCAGAAGCTGCGCCAGGTGTTCGACAGCATCGAGGACCCGGCCTGGGACGGCGGCAGCACGGAGGTGCCGATCAAGGTTTCCCCCGCGCGCAGCAAGCCGCTCAAGAAGATCACCACGCCCCAGGACAAGCTCATCTGA
- the mutS gene encoding DNA mismatch repair protein MutS, with product MSDTFEHHTPMMQQYLSLKAGHPDTLLFYRMGDFYELFWQDAEKAARLLDITLTQRGQSGGGPVVMAGVPFHALENYLGRLIKMGESVAIAEQVGDVATAKGPVERKVVRVVTPGTLTDSELLSDKAESMLLAVHQGPRARCGLAWLSVTQGRVYLAECASEELGAWLARVAPSELIYSAGVTERFEQQLQSLRQSGAFTCPISPRPDWQFDSALGERKLLEHLGAASLNAWDAQDLAQAHAATAALLSYAEHTQGRQLTHVHTVQVQRDDALIALPPATRRNLELVKTLRGEDSPTLFSLLDTCMTGMGSRLLKAWLLEPPRDRAPARERLVATEVLRAGGGAGAAPWQVLRGALKGVSDVERITARTALRQVRPRELVALGKTLQKAEQLAQNGQAPSALLTQIFADLQPPPGCAELLQRAILEEPAALVRDGGVIAGGFDAELDELRAIQTNCDSFLLELETREKARTGIANLRVQFNKVHGFYIEVTSSNLDRVPDDYRRRQTLKNAERFITPELKAFEDKALSAQERALAREKWLYEQVLDELQPHVPALTRLAQALAALDVLCTLAERSLTLNWCAPQFVQEPCIEIEGGRHPVVEARLAETSSGAFIANHTRLNANTRLQIITGPNMGGKSTYMRQVALIVLLASMGSHVPATSCRLGPIDAIHTRIGAADDLANAQSTFMLEMTEAAQILHAATPHSLVLMDEIGRGTSTFDGLALASGIATQLHDRTRAFTLFATHYFELTELPAKARHAVNMHVSATESGSDIVFLHEIQPGPASRSYGIQVAKLAGMPAAVLHHARHALAALEERAGEDELQVDLFAPPPEPEMAVASPVEAALAAINPDALSPREALDALYQLKRLNGA from the coding sequence ATGTCCGACACGTTCGAACACCACACCCCCATGATGCAGCAGTACCTGAGCCTCAAGGCCGGGCACCCCGACACGCTGCTCTTCTACCGCATGGGGGATTTCTACGAGCTGTTCTGGCAGGACGCCGAGAAGGCCGCGCGGCTGCTGGACATCACGCTCACGCAGCGCGGCCAGTCGGGCGGCGGGCCCGTAGTGATGGCGGGCGTGCCCTTCCATGCGCTGGAAAACTACCTGGGCCGACTCATCAAGATGGGCGAGTCGGTCGCCATCGCCGAGCAGGTGGGCGATGTGGCCACGGCCAAGGGGCCGGTGGAGCGCAAGGTGGTGCGCGTGGTCACGCCCGGCACGCTCACCGACAGCGAGCTGCTGTCGGACAAGGCCGAATCCATGCTGCTGGCCGTGCACCAGGGTCCGCGCGCGCGCTGCGGCCTGGCCTGGCTCAGCGTGACGCAGGGGCGCGTGTACCTGGCCGAGTGCGCCAGCGAAGAGCTGGGCGCCTGGCTGGCCCGCGTGGCGCCCAGTGAACTCATCTACAGCGCCGGGGTGACCGAGCGCTTCGAGCAACAGCTGCAGTCGCTGCGCCAGTCCGGCGCCTTCACCTGCCCCATCAGCCCCCGGCCCGACTGGCAGTTCGACAGCGCCCTGGGCGAGCGCAAGCTGCTCGAACACCTGGGCGCTGCCAGCCTGAACGCCTGGGACGCGCAGGACCTGGCCCAGGCCCATGCGGCCACGGCGGCGCTGCTGTCGTACGCCGAGCACACGCAGGGCCGCCAGCTCACCCACGTGCACACCGTGCAGGTGCAGCGCGACGACGCGCTCATCGCCCTGCCTCCGGCCACGCGGCGCAACCTCGAACTCGTCAAGACCCTGCGCGGCGAAGACAGCCCCACGCTGTTCTCGCTGCTGGACACCTGCATGACCGGCATGGGCAGCCGCCTGCTCAAGGCTTGGCTGCTGGAGCCCCCGCGCGACCGCGCCCCCGCGCGCGAGCGCCTCGTGGCCACCGAGGTGTTGCGCGCGGGCGGTGGCGCCGGCGCCGCGCCCTGGCAGGTGCTGCGCGGCGCGCTCAAGGGCGTGAGCGACGTGGAGCGCATCACGGCACGCACCGCGCTGCGCCAAGTGCGCCCGCGCGAACTCGTGGCCCTGGGCAAGACACTACAAAAAGCAGAGCAGCTTGCGCAGAATGGGCAAGCGCCATCGGCACTCTTGACGCAGATCTTCGCCGACCTGCAGCCACCGCCCGGCTGTGCCGAGCTGCTGCAGCGCGCCATCCTGGAGGAACCCGCCGCGCTGGTGCGCGACGGCGGCGTGATCGCGGGCGGCTTCGACGCCGAGCTGGACGAGCTGCGCGCCATCCAGACCAACTGCGACAGCTTCCTGCTGGAACTGGAGACGCGCGAGAAGGCGCGCACCGGCATCGCCAACCTGCGCGTGCAGTTCAACAAGGTGCACGGCTTCTACATCGAGGTCACGAGCAGCAACCTCGACCGCGTGCCCGACGACTACCGCCGCCGCCAGACGCTCAAGAACGCCGAACGCTTCATCACGCCCGAACTGAAGGCCTTCGAGGACAAGGCGCTGTCGGCCCAGGAGCGCGCGCTGGCGCGCGAGAAGTGGCTCTACGAGCAGGTGCTGGACGAACTCCAGCCCCATGTGCCCGCGCTCACGCGCCTGGCCCAGGCCCTGGCCGCGCTCGATGTGCTGTGCACGCTGGCCGAGCGTTCGCTCACGCTGAACTGGTGCGCCCCGCAGTTCGTGCAGGAGCCCTGCATCGAGATCGAGGGCGGGCGCCACCCGGTGGTGGAGGCGCGCCTGGCCGAGACATCGAGCGGCGCCTTCATCGCCAACCACACGCGCCTGAACGCCAACACGCGGCTGCAGATCATCACCGGCCCCAACATGGGCGGCAAATCGACCTACATGCGCCAGGTGGCGCTCATCGTACTGCTGGCCAGCATGGGCAGCCACGTGCCAGCCACGAGCTGCCGCCTGGGTCCCATCGACGCCATCCACACGCGCATCGGCGCCGCCGACGACCTGGCCAACGCGCAATCGACCTTCATGCTGGAGATGACCGAGGCCGCGCAGATCCTGCACGCGGCCACGCCGCACAGTCTGGTGCTGATGGACGAGATCGGCCGCGGCACCAGCACCTTCGATGGCCTGGCGCTGGCCAGCGGCATCGCCACGCAGCTGCACGACCGCACGCGCGCGTTCACGCTGTTCGCCACGCACTATTTCGAACTGACCGAACTGCCCGCCAAGGCACGCCATGCGGTCAACATGCATGTGAGCGCCACCGAGTCGGGCAGCGACATCGTGTTCCTGCACGAGATCCAGCCGGGCCCGGCGAGCCGCAGCTACGGCATCCAGGTCGCCAAACTGGCGGGCATGCCCGCCGCCGTGCTGCACCACGCGCGCCACGCGCTCGCGGCGCTGGAGGAGCGCGCGGGCGAGGACGAGCTGCAGGTGGACCTGTTTGCCCCTCCGCCCGAGCCCGAGATGGCCGTGGCCAGCCCCGTGGAGGCCGCGCTCGCGGCCATCAACCCCGACGCCCTGAGCCCGCGCGAGGCGCTCGACGCGCTCTACCAGCTCAAGCGGCTGAACGGGGCCTAG